A genomic region of Christiangramia sp. OXR-203 contains the following coding sequences:
- a CDS encoding M24 family metallopeptidase, producing MRYLLGFILCMLTFSAHTQILSEKDRASVRDEILAERFDKLLPDLMDRAEIDMWVIISREYNEDPVMKTMLPSTWLNARRRTMLVFSRKGDSIEKLAVARYNIGDAIKSAWDKEKQPDQWKALADIISSRNPEKIGINISDNYGLADGLVKTDYEELLKSLPEEYHSRLISAEDLAVGWIETRTLKEMLLFSSLVELTHEVIEEAFSTKVIEPGVTTTDDVVWWLRQKVTDLGLETWFHPTVDIQRSNEQLVDHITAFSDENGSDIILKGDLLHCDFGISYLGLNTDCQQMAYVLQDTETEAPQFLQKALAKGNRLQDILTENFNTGRTGNEILAASLEKAKAEGLKPSIYTHPLGLYGHSAGPTIGMWDQQGGVPGTGDYPLYEDTAYAIELNTEVNIPEWDKDIRIMLEEAGFWGKEGFRYVNKRQTSLILIDPSAE from the coding sequence ATGCGTTATTTACTAGGTTTTATACTTTGTATGCTCACTTTTAGTGCTCATACCCAAATACTTTCAGAAAAAGATCGCGCCTCTGTTCGCGATGAGATACTTGCGGAGCGATTTGATAAGCTTCTGCCTGACTTGATGGATCGAGCTGAAATTGATATGTGGGTGATCATTTCAAGAGAATATAATGAAGACCCTGTGATGAAAACCATGCTACCCTCAACCTGGCTAAATGCGAGAAGACGAACCATGCTGGTTTTTTCCAGAAAGGGAGATTCTATAGAAAAACTTGCGGTCGCCCGTTATAATATTGGCGATGCCATCAAGTCTGCCTGGGACAAGGAGAAGCAGCCCGATCAATGGAAAGCTCTCGCAGATATCATTAGCTCACGAAATCCAGAAAAGATCGGGATCAATATTTCTGATAATTATGGTCTTGCAGACGGATTGGTTAAAACCGACTATGAGGAACTTCTAAAAAGTTTACCGGAAGAATATCATTCGAGGTTGATTTCTGCGGAAGATCTTGCCGTAGGTTGGATAGAAACCCGAACTCTTAAAGAGATGCTTCTATTTAGTTCACTTGTGGAACTTACGCATGAAGTCATTGAAGAAGCTTTTAGTACTAAAGTAATAGAGCCGGGAGTGACTACTACAGATGATGTGGTTTGGTGGTTACGACAAAAAGTGACCGATCTGGGACTGGAAACCTGGTTTCATCCAACTGTGGATATTCAGAGGAGCAACGAGCAACTTGTAGATCATATCACTGCATTCTCTGATGAAAATGGAAGCGATATTATTCTGAAAGGGGACTTGCTTCATTGTGACTTCGGAATTTCATATTTAGGTTTGAATACCGATTGCCAGCAAATGGCTTATGTTCTTCAGGATACCGAAACTGAAGCTCCACAATTCTTACAGAAAGCCCTGGCAAAAGGAAACAGGTTACAGGATATTCTAACTGAAAATTTTAATACTGGCAGAACAGGAAATGAAATTCTGGCTGCGAGTCTTGAAAAGGCAAAAGCTGAAGGTTTAAAACCATCGATCTATACACATCCACTTGGGCTTTACGGGCATTCTGCGGGACCAACGATTGGCATGTGGGATCAACAGGGTGGAGTTCCCGGAACTGGGGACTATCCACTATATGAGGACACGGCCTATGCAATTGAATTAAATACTGAAGTGAACATCCCCGAATGGGATAAGGATATAAGAATTATGCTGGAAGAGGCAGGGTTCTGGGGGAAAGAAGGCTTTCGATATGTGAATAAGAGACAGACATCTTTAATCTTGATCGATCCCTCTGCGGAATAA
- a CDS encoding acyl-CoA carboxylase subunit beta: MDINFNKNEDHNKLLVSTLRQKLAKVKLGGGEKRIEKHHAKGKMTARERINFLLDDAEKAIEIGAFAGEGMYEEHGGCPGGGVVVKIGHVSGKQCIVVANDATVKAGAWFPITGKKNLRAQEIAIENRLPIIYLVDSAGVFLPMQDEIFPDKEHFGRIFRNNAVMSSMGITQIAAVMGSCVAGGAYLPIMSDEAIIVEKTGSIFLAGSYLVKAAIGESIDNETLGGATTHSEISGVTDYKAKDDKDALTKIQNIMDKIGDFDRAGFSHKKSVKPKEDPDEIYGILPKKRSDQYDMHKIIERLVDNSEFEEYKEGYGQTIITGYARIDGWAVGIVANQRKIVKTKKGEMQFGGVIYSDSADKATRFIANCNQKKIPLVFLQDVTGFMVGSKSEHGGIIKDGAKMVNAVSNSVVPKFTIILGNSYGAGNYAMCGKAYDPRLIAAWPSAELAVMGGTQAAKVLAQIETASLAKKGEKVDEAKEKEVFEKLKAKYDEQTSAYYAAARLWTDAVIEPKDTRKWISMGIEAADHAPIEKDFNMGVIQT; encoded by the coding sequence ATGGATATCAACTTCAATAAGAATGAAGATCATAACAAGTTACTGGTTTCCACATTAAGACAGAAACTTGCCAAGGTAAAATTAGGTGGTGGAGAGAAAAGAATAGAAAAGCATCATGCGAAAGGCAAAATGACTGCGAGAGAGCGCATCAATTTCCTACTTGATGATGCTGAAAAAGCTATAGAGATCGGTGCATTCGCCGGTGAAGGAATGTACGAAGAACACGGTGGCTGCCCTGGAGGTGGTGTTGTAGTGAAGATTGGTCATGTTTCTGGGAAACAATGTATCGTGGTGGCAAACGATGCTACCGTAAAAGCCGGTGCATGGTTTCCTATAACAGGAAAAAAGAATCTTAGAGCACAGGAGATTGCTATTGAAAACCGACTTCCAATTATCTACCTGGTGGATAGCGCAGGAGTTTTTCTTCCAATGCAGGATGAAATATTCCCTGATAAAGAACACTTCGGAAGAATCTTCAGAAACAATGCGGTAATGAGCAGTATGGGAATTACCCAGATCGCCGCCGTAATGGGTAGCTGTGTCGCTGGTGGAGCTTATCTTCCAATTATGAGTGATGAGGCGATTATCGTAGAAAAAACAGGTAGTATCTTTCTTGCCGGAAGTTATCTTGTAAAAGCTGCCATAGGTGAAAGTATCGATAATGAAACTCTTGGCGGAGCTACAACTCATTCAGAAATTAGCGGAGTAACAGATTACAAAGCGAAAGATGATAAAGATGCTCTTACCAAGATTCAGAATATCATGGATAAGATTGGGGATTTTGACAGAGCTGGTTTTAGCCACAAAAAGTCTGTAAAACCTAAAGAAGATCCAGATGAGATTTACGGAATTCTTCCGAAGAAAAGAAGTGATCAATACGATATGCATAAGATCATAGAAAGATTGGTTGATAATTCTGAATTTGAAGAATATAAAGAAGGCTATGGCCAGACGATCATTACCGGTTATGCTCGTATTGATGGTTGGGCTGTTGGTATCGTAGCGAATCAGCGTAAGATCGTAAAGACGAAAAAAGGCGAAATGCAGTTTGGCGGAGTGATCTACTCAGATTCCGCAGACAAGGCAACACGCTTTATCGCAAATTGCAACCAAAAGAAAATTCCGCTGGTCTTTCTTCAGGACGTGACCGGTTTTATGGTTGGAAGTAAAAGTGAGCACGGCGGGATCATTAAAGATGGTGCAAAAATGGTAAATGCTGTAAGTAATTCGGTAGTACCAAAATTTACTATTATTTTAGGAAATTCCTATGGAGCTGGAAATTACGCAATGTGCGGGAAAGCTTATGATCCAAGGTTGATCGCTGCATGGCCAAGTGCAGAACTTGCGGTGATGGGAGGAACTCAGGCTGCAAAAGTACTGGCACAAATCGAAACCGCTTCTTTGGCGAAGAAAGGTGAAAAGGTAGATGAAGCAAAAGAAAAGGAAGTTTTCGAAAAGCTTAAAGCGAAGTATGATGAACAAACTTCAGCATACTACGCAGCAGCCAGACTATGGACAGATGCAGTAATAGAACCTAAAGATACCCGGAAATGGATCTCGATGGGAATAGAAGCTGCAGACCACGCCCCGATTGAGAAAGATTTCAATATGGGTGTTATCCAAACCTGA
- a CDS encoding AMP-binding protein → MNNNYKIPETHPDFRLNKRHFTNAELKHIAYSYIKEGEPFEQQIGNFLLDWLKPTDYIEVHTSGSTGKPKKIRLTKEHMINSALATSKFFKLPNHTKALLCLPVDYIAGKMMLVRAMFLGWDLDSVPPSSNPFDQLFKVYDFSAMTPFQLDNSIGRLHLVKKLIIGGGAVSPRLRKMLVDIDTRIYETYGMTETCSHIAAKRLNPTKKKVSKAFKLLPNVSITKDDRDCLVIKAPKVLDEEIVTNDVVEIITYKKFIWKGRYDNVINSGGIKIFPEEIERKINKKLDHRFFITSMPDDALGEKVIMFVEDDFSEERITELREMVDNMKSLGKYEKPRKIYLIAKFEETPNGKIHRENTAKSKVA, encoded by the coding sequence ATGAATAATAATTACAAGATTCCTGAAACTCACCCTGACTTTAGGTTGAATAAACGGCACTTCACAAATGCCGAATTGAAGCATATCGCTTATAGTTATATCAAGGAAGGTGAGCCGTTTGAACAGCAAATTGGTAATTTCCTGCTAGATTGGTTAAAACCGACAGATTATATTGAAGTACATACTTCCGGGTCTACGGGAAAACCTAAAAAGATCAGGCTTACCAAGGAGCACATGATCAACTCTGCACTAGCGACTTCAAAATTCTTTAAACTTCCTAATCACACCAAAGCATTGTTGTGTCTTCCTGTAGATTATATAGCGGGGAAAATGATGCTGGTAAGAGCAATGTTTTTAGGTTGGGACCTGGATTCGGTTCCACCATCATCAAATCCCTTCGATCAGTTATTCAAGGTCTATGATTTTTCAGCCATGACTCCTTTTCAGCTGGATAATTCTATAGGAAGGCTTCACCTGGTGAAAAAACTTATCATAGGTGGTGGAGCAGTTTCACCGAGGTTACGAAAAATGCTGGTGGATATAGATACCCGGATTTACGAAACCTACGGAATGACGGAAACCTGTAGTCATATAGCCGCAAAACGTTTAAATCCTACGAAGAAGAAAGTATCAAAAGCCTTTAAATTATTACCAAATGTAAGTATTACTAAAGACGACCGCGATTGTCTTGTGATCAAAGCTCCAAAAGTACTGGACGAGGAAATCGTTACCAACGACGTTGTAGAGATCATTACCTATAAAAAATTTATCTGGAAAGGGAGATATGATAATGTGATCAATTCCGGAGGAATAAAGATCTTTCCTGAAGAAATAGAACGTAAGATCAATAAGAAACTGGATCATCGATTCTTTATCACTTCAATGCCAGACGATGCTCTGGGTGAAAAAGTTATCATGTTCGTGGAAGATGATTTTTCCGAAGAAAGAATAACTGAGCTTAGGGAAATGGTGGACAACATGAAATCGCTTGGGAAATATGAGAAACCAAGAAAGATCTATTTGATCGCTAAATTCGAAGAAACTCCGAACGGTAAGATTCACCGTGAAAATACAGCTAAAAGTAAAGTGGCTTAA
- a CDS encoding DinB family protein, whose translation MDVDVVKKQIAIHLDGGKAFMPIQNLITEIPFGKIGIRPHNLPYSIYELFYHIVFAQKDILDYSNSKDYSAANWPKDYWPEKQKPDNEEEWEDLKNQFFQDRESLKSFFTSEENALDDVVLNSTEHTIIRQIMLVIEHNAYHTGQLLLLCRLLEIHDN comes from the coding sequence ATGGATGTAGATGTTGTAAAGAAGCAAATAGCGATACATCTGGATGGCGGAAAAGCATTTATGCCAATTCAGAATTTGATCACGGAAATCCCCTTTGGAAAAATAGGAATACGACCTCACAATTTGCCTTATTCTATTTACGAATTGTTTTATCACATTGTATTTGCACAAAAAGATATTCTGGATTATTCTAATAGTAAAGATTATTCAGCAGCTAACTGGCCTAAGGATTACTGGCCTGAAAAGCAAAAGCCGGATAATGAAGAGGAATGGGAAGACCTTAAGAATCAGTTCTTTCAGGATAGAGAGAGCTTAAAAAGCTTTTTTACTTCTGAAGAAAATGCCCTGGATGATGTTGTCCTGAATTCAACGGAACATACAATTATAAGACAGATTATGCTGGTAATTGAACATAATGCTTACCATACTGGACAATTACTTTTGTTATGCAGATTATTGGAAATCCATGATAATTGA
- the ettA gene encoding energy-dependent translational throttle protein EttA: MSDDKKVIFSMSGVTKTFPKANTPVLKNIYLSFFYGAKIGILGLNGSGKSTLMNIIAGKDTNFQGDVVFSPNYTVGMLEQEPELDDEKTVLEVVKEGAAETVAILDEYNKINDMFGLPEVYEDADKMQKLMDKQAELQDKIDASNAWELDTKLEIAMDALRTPEPDKKIGVLSGGERRRVALCRLLLQEPDVLLLDEPTNHLDAESVHWLEHHLQQYKGTVIAVTHDRYFLDNVAGWILELDRGEGIPWKGNYSSWLDQKSKRLAQEQKQASKRQKTLERELEWSRMSPKGRQSKQKARLKNYDKLLSQDQKQMDEKLEIYIPNGPRLGTNVIEAKGVSKAFGDKLLYEDLNFQLPQAGIVGIIGPNGAGKTTIFKMIMGEEAPDKGSFKVGETAQIAYVDQSHSNIDPEKTIWQNFSDEQELIMMGGRQVNSRAYLSRFNFSGSEQNKKVNMLSGGERNRLHLAMTLKEEGNVLLLDEPTNDLDVNTLRALEEGLDNFAGCAVVISHDRWFLDRICTHILAFEGDSQVYFFEGSFSDYEENKKKRLGGDLMPKRIKYKKLVR, translated from the coding sequence ATGTCAGACGATAAAAAAGTGATCTTTTCGATGTCTGGTGTGACCAAAACCTTTCCGAAGGCAAACACACCGGTATTGAAAAATATCTATTTAAGTTTCTTTTATGGCGCTAAGATCGGGATTCTTGGTCTTAACGGTTCGGGTAAATCTACCCTGATGAATATTATTGCCGGGAAGGATACGAACTTCCAGGGTGATGTGGTGTTCTCTCCTAATTATACGGTTGGAATGCTGGAACAGGAACCAGAACTTGATGATGAGAAAACGGTGCTGGAGGTTGTAAAAGAAGGTGCTGCGGAAACTGTAGCAATCCTTGATGAATACAACAAGATCAATGATATGTTCGGTTTACCGGAAGTTTATGAGGATGCAGATAAGATGCAGAAACTTATGGATAAGCAGGCGGAACTTCAGGATAAGATCGATGCCAGCAATGCCTGGGAACTTGATACCAAACTGGAAATCGCGATGGATGCTTTGAGAACTCCAGAGCCAGATAAAAAGATCGGAGTACTTTCAGGAGGAGAGAGAAGAAGAGTTGCTCTATGTAGATTACTACTTCAAGAACCAGATGTCCTTTTACTTGATGAGCCTACCAACCACCTTGATGCAGAATCTGTACACTGGCTGGAGCATCACCTGCAACAATATAAGGGTACTGTGATCGCGGTAACTCACGATAGGTATTTCCTTGATAATGTAGCTGGATGGATCCTGGAACTTGACAGGGGAGAAGGTATTCCATGGAAAGGAAACTACTCTTCCTGGTTAGATCAAAAATCTAAACGTCTTGCTCAGGAGCAGAAACAAGCAAGTAAAAGACAGAAAACCCTTGAGCGAGAGCTTGAATGGTCAAGAATGAGTCCGAAAGGAAGACAGTCCAAGCAGAAGGCGAGATTGAAGAATTACGATAAACTTCTTAGTCAGGATCAGAAGCAAATGGATGAAAAGCTGGAGATCTACATTCCAAACGGACCACGATTGGGAACAAATGTGATCGAGGCTAAGGGTGTAAGTAAAGCTTTTGGAGATAAACTTCTTTATGAAGACCTGAACTTCCAGTTGCCACAGGCAGGAATTGTTGGGATTATTGGGCCAAACGGTGCAGGTAAAACCACGATATTCAAAATGATCATGGGAGAGGAAGCTCCAGATAAAGGATCTTTCAAGGTAGGTGAAACTGCCCAGATCGCTTACGTTGATCAAAGCCATTCCAATATAGACCCTGAAAAGACCATCTGGCAAAACTTTAGTGATGAACAAGAGTTGATCATGATGGGCGGTCGCCAGGTTAATTCAAGAGCTTATTTGAGCAGGTTTAACTTTAGCGGTAGCGAACAGAATAAGAAAGTGAACATGCTTTCTGGAGGAGAAAGAAACAGGTTGCACCTGGCCATGACTTTAAAAGAAGAAGGAAACGTTCTGCTTCTGGATGAGCCTACCAACGACCTTGATGTAAACACGCTTCGTGCTTTGGAAGAAGGTCTGGATAACTTCGCTGGATGTGCTGTAGTAATCTCTCACGACCGTTGGTTCCTGGATAGGATATGTACGCATATTCTGGCATTCGAAGGAGATTCGCAGGTATACTTCTTTGAA
- a CDS encoding CIA30 family protein: protein MIRITLIIIILFSVNEKLIFDFNSDTKISNWVVVEDRVMGGRSNAEIHLTDEGHAKFIGNVSLENNGGFASVRHRLNVEGVKNFSKAVIRLKGDGKNYQFRLKNKLNDRHSYIQEFSTNGEWQEIEFDLAKMYPGFRGRKLDIPNWDHDIIQEITFLIGNKKNEEFSLLIDYIRLK, encoded by the coding sequence ATGATTAGAATTACTCTTATCATTATAATCCTGTTCAGTGTGAATGAAAAACTAATTTTCGATTTTAATTCTGATACCAAAATCAGTAACTGGGTGGTAGTGGAAGATCGCGTCATGGGTGGTAGATCCAATGCAGAGATTCATCTTACCGATGAAGGCCATGCTAAATTTATTGGTAATGTTTCGCTTGAAAACAATGGAGGTTTTGCTTCAGTACGACATCGATTAAATGTTGAAGGAGTAAAGAATTTCAGTAAAGCAGTGATAAGGCTTAAAGGCGATGGTAAGAATTATCAATTCCGACTCAAGAACAAATTGAATGATCGTCACTCCTATATACAGGAATTCTCTACTAATGGTGAATGGCAGGAAATTGAGTTTGATTTAGCAAAAATGTACCCTGGGTTTCGAGGTAGAAAATTAGATATCCCCAACTGGGACCATGATATCATACAGGAAATCACCTTTCTTATTGGCAATAAAAAAAATGAAGAATTCAGTTTATTAATAGATTATATTCGACTGAAATAA
- a CDS encoding CAL67264 family membrane protein, translating to MAMNKNTIFAWASFLTFLVGAALVLLGVLKYKEYAIGFSVTGIGFFFISWVFNALKGRI from the coding sequence ATGGCAATGAACAAAAACACCATCTTCGCATGGGCCTCTTTTCTCACCTTTTTAGTTGGTGCAGCATTAGTATTATTAGGAGTATTAAAATATAAGGAATATGCCATCGGATTTTCGGTTACCGGGATAGGGTTCTTCTTTATTTCATGGGTGTTTAATGCTTTAAAGGGTCGTATATAA
- a CDS encoding M1 family metallopeptidase — MQNKLLFVGLLVSLFLSMNLEAQVVGSNHTTYTEADTLRGSLRPERSNYDVTKYHLDLKVNTDAQSIAGSNTIHFKVLGSLPVMQLDLFENMQIDSIIHQNTKLEFTRKYNAVFVNFDEALNEGTSDSIKFYYRGNPIVAKNAPWDGGFIWDTDEDGNPWVGVAVQGTGASLWYPNKDHQSDEPDAAQIDIAVPNGLMNVSNGRFLGKEELNDGYTKWKWVVKSPINNYNIMINIGNYTHFSDKFKNLNLDYYVLPYNLDKAKNQFEEVQDMMACFYEKMGPYPFEEDGFKLVETPYLGMEHQSAVAYGNEYMKGYLGNDLSGTGIGLLWDYIIIHESGHEWYGNSITAKDIADMWIQEGFTSYTESIYVECRWGKDKAQEYLKGTRRGVSNNNTIIGDYGVNSEGSGDMYFKGANLLNMIRSIYDDDELWWNTLRDYTSTYRHKTITTEDTEAFFDKATNVDLKPVFDQYLRHSALPVLQLKQGDDHFQYQWKAEVIDFSMPVDIFIDEEEIRLDATSEWQRMETGEELDEITLNELEFYVQVEKIK, encoded by the coding sequence ATGCAGAATAAATTATTATTTGTCGGCTTGCTGGTCTCATTGTTCTTATCAATGAACCTGGAGGCTCAGGTAGTTGGTTCAAATCATACTACTTATACTGAAGCTGATACTTTAAGAGGCTCGTTGCGACCTGAAAGATCCAATTATGATGTTACAAAATATCACCTGGATCTTAAAGTGAATACAGACGCACAATCAATTGCAGGTAGTAATACTATTCATTTTAAAGTTCTTGGCTCTCTACCAGTGATGCAATTGGATCTATTCGAGAACATGCAAATAGACTCTATTATACATCAAAATACAAAACTGGAGTTCACCCGTAAGTACAACGCGGTATTTGTAAATTTTGATGAAGCCTTAAATGAGGGAACTTCAGACTCTATTAAATTTTATTACCGCGGAAATCCTATTGTAGCTAAGAACGCACCCTGGGATGGAGGTTTTATCTGGGATACCGATGAAGACGGAAACCCATGGGTTGGAGTTGCAGTGCAAGGTACCGGCGCAAGTCTCTGGTATCCTAACAAGGACCATCAAAGCGATGAACCGGATGCTGCTCAAATTGATATTGCGGTACCAAACGGACTCATGAATGTCTCCAACGGAAGATTTCTAGGAAAAGAGGAGTTGAATGATGGATACACGAAGTGGAAATGGGTAGTAAAAAGTCCCATTAACAATTACAATATCATGATCAATATTGGGAACTATACTCATTTCTCTGATAAATTTAAAAACCTTAATCTGGATTATTATGTCCTGCCTTACAACCTCGATAAAGCAAAAAACCAATTCGAAGAGGTGCAGGATATGATGGCTTGTTTCTATGAAAAAATGGGTCCTTATCCTTTTGAAGAAGATGGATTTAAACTCGTAGAAACTCCTTATTTAGGAATGGAACACCAGTCGGCTGTGGCTTATGGGAACGAGTATATGAAAGGTTACCTTGGAAATGATCTATCCGGAACGGGAATTGGACTACTTTGGGATTACATTATCATCCACGAATCTGGTCACGAATGGTATGGGAATAGCATCACCGCTAAGGATATTGCAGATATGTGGATACAGGAAGGCTTTACCAGTTATACTGAATCTATTTATGTAGAATGCCGCTGGGGTAAAGATAAAGCTCAGGAATACCTGAAAGGGACAAGACGAGGAGTCAGTAACAACAACACAATTATTGGAGACTATGGCGTCAATTCTGAAGGTTCCGGAGACATGTATTTTAAAGGTGCAAATCTTCTGAATATGATTAGAAGTATTTACGATGATGACGAACTATGGTGGAACACGTTGCGCGACTATACGAGCACTTACAGACATAAAACCATTACTACAGAAGATACTGAGGCCTTTTTCGATAAAGCTACCAATGTGGATTTGAAACCGGTTTTCGATCAATATTTGCGACATTCGGCATTACCGGTACTACAACTAAAGCAGGGCGATGATCACTTCCAGTATCAATGGAAAGCAGAAGTCATTGATTTCAGCATGCCTGTAGATATTTTTATAGATGAAGAGGAGATTAGACTGGATGCAACTTCCGAATGGCAACGTATGGAAACCGGTGAAGAACTGGATGAAATCACACTGAACGAGTTGGAATTCTATGTTCAGGTAGAGAAAATTAAATAA
- a CDS encoding CPBP family intramembrane glutamic endopeptidase, whose translation MFIAQAFKYEYSFWRYLVIPILFFGLMSLNYVAVEMLDLDVNEMMRQQIESKGSNRVLFENLLSFLVFLAGLLLWVKYVHKQPIKTLTTSREKVDWSRFWFAFALVAVFNIGITVLDYYSNPQDYVFNFQWEPFLYLLLISVFLIPIQTSFEEYFFRGYLMQGIGVLAKNRWIPLVLTSVIFGGLHYFNPEVTKLGNIIMIYYIGTGFMLGIMTLMDEGMELALGFHAANNLITALLVTADWTAFQTNSILKDVSEPSAGWDVLIPVLIIYPIFLFIFARKYKWNNWSEKLFGRVKRPENVTIT comes from the coding sequence ATGTTTATAGCGCAAGCGTTCAAATACGAATATTCTTTCTGGAGATATCTGGTGATTCCGATTCTGTTTTTTGGGTTAATGTCCCTTAATTATGTAGCGGTTGAAATGCTGGATCTAGATGTGAATGAAATGATGCGGCAACAAATTGAAAGTAAAGGTTCCAATAGGGTCCTTTTCGAGAATTTACTGTCATTTCTTGTGTTTCTTGCCGGGCTGTTACTTTGGGTCAAATATGTTCATAAACAACCAATTAAAACCCTGACCACCAGTCGGGAAAAAGTGGACTGGAGTAGATTCTGGTTTGCCTTTGCCCTAGTTGCCGTATTCAACATTGGAATTACTGTTCTGGATTATTATTCGAATCCGCAGGATTATGTCTTTAATTTTCAATGGGAACCCTTTTTATACCTTCTGTTGATCTCAGTCTTTCTGATTCCTATTCAAACGAGTTTTGAGGAATATTTCTTCAGAGGCTATTTGATGCAGGGGATAGGTGTGCTTGCTAAAAACAGATGGATCCCTTTGGTGCTTACTTCTGTGATTTTTGGTGGCTTGCATTATTTTAATCCTGAAGTAACCAAACTGGGTAACATTATTATGATCTATTATATTGGAACTGGTTTTATGCTTGGGATCATGACCTTGATGGATGAGGGAATGGAGCTTGCTTTAGGATTTCATGCTGCGAATAATTTAATAACAGCCTTACTTGTTACTGCCGACTGGACTGCATTCCAGACGAATTCTATCTTAAAGGATGTCTCAGAACCTTCTGCAGGCTGGGACGTGTTGATTCCTGTCTTGATCATATACCCGATCTTCCTTTTCATCTTTGCCAGGAAATATAAATGGAATAACTGGTCTGAAAAACTCTTCGGAAGAGTGAAAAGACCTGAAAATGTAACAATTACTTAG